A stretch of DNA from Acidobacteriota bacterium:
AGCCGCGCCACCGCCTCCGGCACCACGCTCAGCGCGTGCTCGATGTCCTCCGCCGTGGTCAGCTTGCTCAGGCTCCACCGGATCGACCCGCGCGCCCGCTGCGGTCCCATGCCCAGCGCCAGCAGCACCGGGCTTGGTTCGATCGCGCCACTCGAGCACGCCGCCCCGGTCGCCACCGCCACGCCTTTCAAGTCGAGCGCGATCAACAGCGGCTCACCCTCGATGTGGCTGAAGTACAGGTTGCTGGTGTTGGGCACGCGCGGTGCGCCTTCGCCATTCACGCCACATTCTTCGATGGCGCTGACGATCGTCTGCTCCAGCCGGTCGCGCAACTCCGCCACCCGCAGCATGGTGCCATCGTCCACCGACTTCTTCGCCAGCTCGCACGCCTTGCCCAGCGCCACGATCCCGGGGACATTCTCCGTCCCCGGCCTGCGCCCGCGCTCGTGCGTCCCGCCATACATCAGCGGACGGCACTGCGTCCCTTTCCGCAGATACGTTGCGCCCACACCCTTCGGCGCGTGCAGCTTGTGTCCCGAGATGGCCAGCATGTCGCACCCGACCTTCTCCACGTCGATGGGGATCTTCCCTGCCGCCTGCACCGCGTCGGTGTGGAACCACGCATCGGCCTCGGCCGCGATCACTCCGATCTCCTCCACCGGCTGCACCGCCCCGGTCTCGTTATTCGCGTACATCACAGAGATCAGTTTCGTGTTCGGCTTCAGCGCCTTCTTGACGTCGCCCGGATCGACCACGCCGCGCGTGTCCACGCCGACGTAGGTCACCTCGTAGCCGCGCTTCTCCATCTCCTGGCAGGTATTGCGCACCGCCGAATGCTCGATGGCGGAAGTGACGATGTGGTCGCCCACCTCGCACAACCCGAATATCGCCTTGTTGTCACCCTCG
This window harbors:
- a CDS encoding cysteine desulfurase; translation: MRRVYLDNNATTPVLPEVREAMRPYLEGDFGNASSIHWYGQQARAAVERAREQVAALLGARAAEIVFTSGGTEGDNKAIFGLCEVGDHIVTSAIEHSAVRNTCQEMEKRGYEVTYVGVDTRGVVDPGDVKKALKPNTKLISVMYANNETGAVQPVEEIGVIAAEADAWFHTDAVQAAGKIPIDVEKVGCDMLAISGHKLHAPKGVGATYLRKGTQCRPLMYGGTHERGRRPGTENVPGIVALGKACELAKKSVDDGTMLRVAELRDRLEQTIVSAIEECGVNGEGAPRVPNTSNLYFSHIEGEPLLIALDLKGVAVATGAACSSGAIEPSPVLLALGMGPQRARGSIRWSLSKLTTAEDIEHALSVVPEAVARLREISPSWKRVPAATR